One Janthinobacterium sp. TB1-E2 genomic region harbors:
- a CDS encoding ABC transporter ATP-binding protein has protein sequence MDQNNLLEVRDLRVTFRLDKKTTFEAVKGISFNVPRNSTVALVGESGSGKSVSSLAVMGLLPPDNTIIDPASSIHFGGRNLLDLSIAERRTMCGKDISMIFQEPMSSLNPVFTVGFQIAEVLRQHMGMNRKQARARTLALLEEVGIPDPATKIDAYPSQMSGGQQQRVMIAMAIACEPKLLIADEPTTALDVTIQKQIMDLIAALQKKHQMSVLFITHDLGLVGEIADQVIVMRHGEVRETGEVRQVFEAPQDSYTKALLHCRPSLDERPWRLPVIADYMEGKAGPGVEVKQRTRGYTPGDEPVLVVNNLSKSFYTREGLFGKREFQAVKDVSFTLPRGKTLGVVGESGSGKTTVGLTLLRLHQATGGTAMFHGKDLIAMPNKEYLPYKRRIQIIFQNPYASLNPRFTVGQILLEPMRIHSIGADDKERIAKAYWLLDKVGLPEQAFHRYPHEFSGGQRQRIAIARCLTMQPEILVCDESVSALDVSVQAQVLNLLQDLQDEFGLSYIFISHDLSVVKYIADQVMVMHKGQVVELADSDELYRNPVHPYTRTLLSAIPKGVQI, from the coding sequence ATGGACCAGAATAACCTGTTGGAAGTGCGCGACCTGCGCGTCACCTTCCGCCTGGACAAGAAGACCACGTTCGAAGCCGTCAAGGGCATTTCGTTCAACGTGCCGCGCAACAGCACTGTCGCGCTGGTGGGCGAATCGGGCAGCGGCAAGTCCGTCAGTTCGCTGGCCGTGATGGGCCTGCTGCCGCCCGATAACACCATCATCGACCCCGCCTCGAGCATCCATTTTGGCGGGCGCAATTTGCTGGACCTGTCGATCGCCGAGCGGCGCACCATGTGCGGCAAGGATATTTCGATGATCTTCCAGGAGCCGATGTCGTCGCTGAACCCTGTGTTCACCGTCGGTTTCCAGATCGCCGAAGTGCTGCGTCAGCATATGGGCATGAACCGCAAGCAGGCGCGGGCGCGTACGCTGGCGCTGCTGGAGGAAGTAGGCATTCCCGACCCGGCCACCAAGATCGACGCCTACCCGAGCCAGATGTCGGGTGGCCAGCAGCAGCGCGTGATGATCGCCATGGCGATCGCTTGCGAACCGAAACTCTTGATCGCGGACGAACCGACGACGGCGCTGGACGTGACGATCCAGAAGCAGATCATGGACTTGATCGCGGCGCTGCAAAAGAAACATCAGATGTCCGTGCTGTTCATTACCCACGACCTGGGCCTGGTGGGGGAGATCGCCGACCAGGTGATCGTCATGCGCCATGGCGAAGTGCGCGAAACGGGCGAGGTGCGCCAGGTATTCGAAGCGCCGCAAGACAGTTATACCAAGGCCCTGCTGCATTGCCGCCCCTCGCTCGATGAGCGCCCGTGGCGCCTGCCCGTGATTGCCGATTACATGGAAGGCAAGGCCGGCCCCGGTGTCGAGGTGAAGCAGCGCACGCGCGGCTACACGCCCGGTGACGAGCCCGTGCTGGTGGTAAATAACCTGAGCAAAAGTTTTTATACGCGCGAAGGCCTGTTCGGCAAACGCGAGTTCCAGGCCGTCAAGGATGTGTCGTTCACTTTGCCGCGCGGCAAGACCCTGGGCGTGGTGGGCGAATCCGGCTCCGGCAAGACGACGGTGGGCCTGACCCTGCTGCGCCTGCACCAGGCAACGGGCGGCACGGCCATGTTCCACGGCAAGGACCTGATTGCCATGCCGAACAAGGAGTATTTGCCGTATAAACGCCGCATCCAGATCATCTTCCAGAATCCGTATGCGTCCTTGAATCCCAGGTTTACCGTCGGACAGATATTGCTCGAACCGATGCGCATCCACAGCATCGGCGCCGATGACAAGGAGCGCATCGCCAAGGCCTACTGGCTGCTCGATAAGGTCGGCTTGCCGGAACAGGCCTTCCACCGCTATCCGCACGAGTTCTCGGGTGGTCAACGCCAGCGCATCGCCATTGCCCGCTGCCTGACCATGCAGCCGGAAATCCTCGTCTGCGACGAATCCGTGTCGGCGCTGGACGTGTCGGTGCAGGCGCAGGTGCTCAATCTGTTGCAGGACTTACAGGATGAGTTCGGCCTGTCCTATATCTTCATTTCACACGATTTATCGGTGGTGAAATACATCGCCGACCAGGTGATGGTGATGCACAAGGGGCAAGTGGTGGAACTGGCCGATTCGGATGAACTGTACCGCAATCCCGTGCATCCGTACACGCGTACCTTATTGAGCGCCATACCGAAGGGCGTGCAAATCTAA